One Cucumis sativus cultivar 9930 chromosome 1, Cucumber_9930_V3, whole genome shotgun sequence DNA segment encodes these proteins:
- the LOC101209673 gene encoding DEAD-box ATP-dependent RNA helicase 51, which produces MVELDEKVPSSSEVEAMNKRRKRKRPKKNLPSTTTEELELQSSMQGEEEGEEDGVSNEPEERVKKNEMKKKRKTKTKTKVNDELEDEGNDNVNDGEGEDGVEGEGEEDENKKNKAKTGGSGIMSSVSFDSLELSEKTLRAIKDMGFEHMTQIQARAIPPSLIGKDILGAARTGSGKTLAFLIPAVELLHHICFTPRNGTGVIVICPTRELAMQTHEVAKELLKYHSQTLGLVTGGSSRQAEADRITKGVNLLIATPGRLLDHLQHTKNFVFKNLKCLIIDEADRILETNFEEEMKQIINLLPKNRQTALFSATQTQKVEDLVRLSFQSTPIYIDVDDGRTKVTNEGLQQGYCVVPSSKRFILLYSFLKKNLSKKVMVFFSSCNSVKFHADLLRYIKVDCMDIHGKQKQQKRTSTFFSFIKAQTGILLCTDVAARGLDIPAVDWIVQYDPPDEPKEYIHRVGRTARGEGSKGNALLFLIPEEIQFLRYLKAAKVPVKEYEFSDKKLANVQSHLEKLVGSNYYLNKSAKDAYRSYILAYNSHSMKDIFNVHRLDLQGIAASFCFSNPPKVNLNIDSSASKFRKKTRKVEGVNNRFSKSKKEGDDRQFVRY; this is translated from the exons ATGGTCGAATTGGATGAGAAAGTTCCCTCCTCATCAGAGGTTGAGGCAATGAACAAAAGGCGCAAGAGGAAGAGACCCAAGAAAAATCTTCCTTCAACTACTACGGAAGAATTGGAACTTCAAAGTTCAATGCAAGGCGAAGAAGAAGGGGAAGAAGATGGTGTAAGCAACGAACCAGAGGAGAGAGTGAAAAAAAacgagatgaagaagaagaggaagacgaAGACGAAAACAAAGGTGAATGACGAGTTGGAAGACGAAGGGAACGATAATGTTAATGATGGCGAGGGCGAGGATGGCGTGGAAGGGGAGGGTGAGGAGGAtgagaataagaaaaataaggctAAGACTGGTGGGTCAGGAATTATGAGTTCCGTTTCATTTGATTCGCTTGAATTGTCAGAGAAAACTCTACGGGCGATTAAAGACATGGGATTTGAGCATATGACTCAG ATTCAAGCCAGAGCAATTCCGCCTTCTCTAATTGGGAAAGATATTCTTGGAGCTGCAAGGACTGGATCCGGAAAAACTCTTGCTTTTCTTATACCAGCTGTGGAGTTGCTGCATCACATTTGCTTTACTCCTCGAAATGGAACTGGCGTTATAGTTATTTGCCCAACACGGGAGCTTGCGATGCAG aCACATGAAGTAGCAAAAGAGCTTCTCAAATATCATTCACAGACACTTGGCCTTGTTACCGGTGGTTCTAGCCGACAAGCTGAGGCTGATCGTATTACAAAGGGGGTCAATCTATTAATAGCAACCCCTGGTCGTCTTCTCGACCATCTTCAGCACACCAAGAATTTTGTGTTCAAAAACTTGAAG TGTCTCATAATCGATGAAGCAGACAGGATATTGGAAACCAATTTTGAGGAggaaatgaaacaaattataaatcttCTCCCAAAG AATAGGCAGACTGCTTTATTCTCAGCAACCCAAACACAAAAG GTGGAAGATCTTGTTCGCTTGTCATTTCAGTCAACTCCTATTTATATTGATGTGGACGATGGTAGAACAAAG GTCACCAATGAGGGGTTGCAACAAGGTTATTGTGTTGTGCCCAGCTCTAAAAGATTCATTCTTCTATATTCcttcttgaagaaaaatttatcTAAGAAAGTAATGGTCTTCTTCTCATCTTGTAATTCTGTGAAATTCCATGCGGACCTTCTTAGATATATTAAGGTCGACTGCATGGATATCCATGGAAAGCAAAAGCAGCAGAAGAGAACTTCTACCTTCTTTTCCTTCATCAAGGCCCAGACTGGGATCCTACTATGTACTGATGTTGCTGCACGTGGACTTGATATACCTGCTGTC GATTGGATTGTGCAGTACGATCCTCCAGATGAACCGAAG GAATACATTCACAGAGTTGGTCGAACAGCTCGAGGGGAAGGTAGCAAAGGAAATGCCCTACTTTTCCTGATTCCTGAAGAGATTCAGTTTCTTCGCTATCTGAAG GCAGCAAAAGTTCCAGTCAAAGAGTATGAGTTTAGCGATAAGAAACTGGCCAACGTGCAATCTCATCTG GAGAAACTAGTTGGGAGcaattattatttgaacaaGTCAGCTAAGGATGCTTATAGATCCTATATATTAGCTTACAATTCACACTCAATGAAAGATATTTTCAATGTCCACCGCCTTGATCTGCAG GGTATTGCTGCTTCATTCTGCTTTTCCAACCCTCCGAAGGTGAACCTTAACATTGACAGCAGTGCCTCAAAATTCAGGAAGAAAACGCGTAAAGTAGAAGGCGTCAACAACAGATTCAGTAAGAGCAAGAAAGAGGGAGATGACAGACAGTTCGTAAGATACTAA
- the LOC101205884 gene encoding mavicyanin yields MSFLHCYSPFKPFPLAFFVLLLSFHFFPAISTDFLVGDSDGWSAPKPKEADKYNKWASHNRFNIDDTVHFKYEKDSVMMVTEEEYKQCVSPKPLFYENNGDSVVKLDRAGLFYFISGVSGHCQKGQRMIIKVLEPMSPPHPPTVPPDEKSGAAHSNLVSVTSSFLGMFFMLFFALFLSI; encoded by the exons ATGTCTTTTCTCCACTGTTATTCACCCTTCAAACCTTTCCCACTTGCTTTCTTCGTCCTCCTCCTCTCCTTCCATTTCTTCCCAGCAATCAGCACTGATTTCCTTGTTGGCGACAGCGATGGCTGGTCAGCCCCTAAACCAAAAGAAGCTGacaaatacaacaaatggGCTTCCCACAACAGATTCAATATCGACGACACTGTCC ATTTCAAGTACGAGAAAGATTCAGTGATGATGGTGACGGAGGAAGAATACAAACAATGTGTTTCACCAAAGCCTctattttatgaaaacaatGGAGATAGTGTGGTAAAGCTTGACAGAGCAGGATTGTTCTATTTCATTAGTGGAGTTTCAGGGCATTGTCAGAAAGGTCAGAGAATGATAATCAAAGTGTTAGAACCTATGAGTCCTCCACACCCACCCACTGTTCCACCAGATGAAAAAAGTGGTGCTGCACATTCTAATTTGGTCTCTGTTACATCTTCATTCTTGGGGATGTTCTTCATGTTGTTCTTTGCTCTGTTTTTGTCGATTTGA
- the LOC101206120 gene encoding uncharacterized protein LOC101206120 isoform X2 has protein sequence MSQDSEKRFHSIMDKLFQNAQSTPNSNSASSPSSSSSPSGVQLSRGRKRPYSSSALVVGELRSKSDVIEALQKHSSASVGSSDAPLCRPWDRGDLLKRLATFKSMTWFGKPKVVNAINCARRGWVNVDTDTIACESCGARLLFSTPSSWNQQQVEKAALVFSLKLDNGHKLLCPWIDNACDEALADFPPTPPPVLVNKFRERYSMLLQLSALPVISSSFLKWMNSPHLKQFIEELTWENFGNESLDKSEMEYLGDGHDSDTPKVYYQALKLISLFGWEPRSLPYVVDCKSGASDQSLKKSTTFDSRPTVSLFTTTTKENVAGNRIAELSSELQSQPNSVVLDCRLCGASVGLWTFHTIPRPVEIIRLVGSTELNSESGTHDSGNKSVINHAGIGNVGISKLTSTIAGGPTPARQSFKATITLPVIGQSLRARLFSDEKFSDQVYNDQEMVQADSSDKKMSQNSKSNEDAIPTGETDQPKDGRLLQNQTLDPGCVTSGDDQTPLLEECVPAQKIEVSENAENSIQSDSGNKVADLHPLTSPAENPLTSTDAAMITSTECSEKELPSDVSDQCDNSNSKEISLADSQMTSCKSSRLEDDTSTDIAGVEESMKDKLGSDNHTTLENQAREGGGSNDKVHTSMNSMHLAHGGEDYSKGVEFDPIRQHRYFCPWIATGNVAPGWKQTLTALQREKGSSPHSPKNSPSASLIKVNDPVTSVRNLFTSSAKKLKSSLVSNERTKH, from the exons ATGTCGCAGGATTCAGAGAAGAGATTCCATTCCATCATGGACAAGCTCTTTCAGAATGCACAATCCACTCCTAACTCAAATTCCGCATCTTccccctcctcctcctccag TCCATCCGGAGTACAATTGTCGAGAGGGAGAAAACGGCCTTATTCTTCGTCTGCTTTGGTAGTGGGAGAGCTGAGATCAAAAAGTGATGTTATTGAGGCATTGCAGAAGCATTCTTCAGCTTCTGTTGGATCCTCTGATGCTCCATTGTGCAGGCCTTGGGACCGTGGAGATCTTTTGAAAAGACTAGCCACATTCAAGTCAATGACATGGTTTGGTAAACCTAAG GTAGTGAATGCTATAAATTGTGCTAGAAGAGGTTGGGTCAATGTAGATACAGATACTATTGCCTGTGAATCATGTGGAGCACGTCTTCTTTTCTCTACCCCATCTTCCTGGAATCAGCAACAAG TTGAGAAGGCCGCTTTGGTATTTAGCTTAAAGTTGGACAATGGGCACAAGTTACTATGTCCCTGGATAGATAATGCCTGTGATGAAGCATTGGCTGATTTTCCTCCTACCCCTCCTCCAGttttagttaataaatttaGGGAGCGTTATTCAATGTTACTACAGCTTTCAGCTCTCCCTGTTATTTCGTCTTCATTTCTCAAATGGATGAACAGTCCCCATCTCAAGCAATTTATTGAAGAATTAACCTGGGAAAATTTTGGCAACGAGTCTCTTGACAAATCTGAAATGGAGTACCTTGGAGATGGACATGACTCAGATACTCCTAAAGTATATTATCAG GCTCTAAAGCTAATTAGCTTGTTTGGATGGGAACCCCGTTCACTGCCCTATGTAGTTGACTGCAAGTCCGGAGCGTCAGATCAATCTCTCAAGAAATCCACCACTTTTGATTCACGCCCTACAGTCAGTCTCTTCACTACTACCACCAAAGAAAATGTAGCTGGAAATAGAATTGCTGAGCTTTCAAGTGAATTGCAATCGCAGCCTAATTCTGTTGTTTTGGATTGCCGGCTTTGTGGAGCTAGTGTTGGATTATGGACTTTCCATACTATTCCTAGGCCTGTGGAAATCATCAGATTGGTTGGATCCACCGAATTAAACAGTGAGTCAGGCACTCATGATTCAGGCAATAAAAGTGTCATCAATCATGCAGGTATTGGTAATGTtggaatatcaaaattaacttCAACAATTGCAGGGGGGCCTACCCCTGCACGACAGAGTTTCAAGGCCACCATCACTTTGCCTGTAATTGGCCAAAGTTTAAGGGCTAGGCTATTCAGTGATGAAAAGTTTAGTGATCAGGTGTATAATGACCAAGAAATGGTCCAAGCTGATTCCTCggataaaaaaatgtcacaaaacAGCAAAAGCAATGAAGATGCCATCCCTACTGGAGAAACAGATCAGCCAAAAGACGGAAGATTGTTACAGAATCAAACACTTGATCCTGGATGCGTTACTTCTGGTGATGATCAGACTCCTTTGTTGGAAG AGTGTGTTCCTGCGCAGAAAATTGAAGTGTCGGAGAATGCTGAGAATTCAATACAGTCGGATTCTGGTAATAAAGTAGCAGATCTCCATCCCCTAACTTCTCCAGCCGAAAATCCTTTGACGTCAACAGATGCTGCTATGATCACAAGTACTGAATGCAGTGAAAAGGAGTTGCCTTCTGATGTCTCTGACCAATGTGATAATTCAAATAGCAAAGAGATTTCATTGGCCGACTCACAGATGACCTCATGCAAATCTTCACGCCTTGAAGATGATACAAGTACCGATATTGCTGGTGTGGAAGAATCAATGAAAGACAAACTTGGTTCTGATAACCACACCACTTTAGAAAACCAGGCCCGTGAAGGAGGTGGCTCCAATGACAAAGTGCATACCTCAATGAACAGCATGCATCTTGCCCATGGTGGAG AGGATTATTCCAAGGGTGTAGAGTTCGATCCAATCAGGCAGCACAGATACTTTTGCCCGTGGATTGCCACAGGAAATGTCGCACCTGGATGGAAACAAACCCTAACTGCTCTACAGCGTGAAAAAGGCTCTTCACCACATTCACCTAAGAACTCTCCATCAGCGTCCCTCATTAAG GTCAATGACCCCGTTACATCGGTTCGAAATCTATTCACGTCTTCTGcgaagaaattgaaaagcaGTCTAGTTTCTAACGAAAGAACCAAGCACTAG
- the LOC101206120 gene encoding uncharacterized protein LOC101206120 isoform X1, whose amino-acid sequence MSQDSEKRFHSIMDKLFQNAQSTPNSNSASSPSSSSSPSGVQLSRGRKRPYSSSALVVGELRSKSDVIEALQKHSSASVGSSDAPLCRPWDRGDLLKRLATFKSMTWFGKPKVVNAINCARRGWVNVDTDTIACESCGARLLFSTPSSWNQQQVEKAALVFSLKLDNGHKLLCPWIDNACDEALADFPPTPPPVLVNKFRERYSMLLQLSALPVISSSFLKWMNSPHLKQFIEELTWENFGNESLDKSEMEYLGDGHDSDTPKVYYQALKLISLFGWEPRSLPYVVDCKSGASDQSLKKSTTFDSRPTVSLFTTTTKENVAGNRIAELSSELQSQPNSVVLDCRLCGASVGLWTFHTIPRPVEIIRLVGSTELNSESGTHDSGNKSVINHAGIGNVGISKLTSTIAGGPTPARQSFKATITLPVIGQSLRARLFSDEKFSDQVYNDQEMVQADSSDKKMSQNSKSNEDAIPTGETDQPKDGRLLQNQTLDPGCVTSGDDQTPLLEGTSVTDHGTLPQSSLNGSTEETKVKSTECVPAQKIEVSENAENSIQSDSGNKVADLHPLTSPAENPLTSTDAAMITSTECSEKELPSDVSDQCDNSNSKEISLADSQMTSCKSSRLEDDTSTDIAGVEESMKDKLGSDNHTTLENQAREGGGSNDKVHTSMNSMHLAHGGEDYSKGVEFDPIRQHRYFCPWIATGNVAPGWKQTLTALQREKGSSPHSPKNSPSASLIKVNDPVTSVRNLFTSSAKKLKSSLVSNERTKH is encoded by the exons ATGTCGCAGGATTCAGAGAAGAGATTCCATTCCATCATGGACAAGCTCTTTCAGAATGCACAATCCACTCCTAACTCAAATTCCGCATCTTccccctcctcctcctccag TCCATCCGGAGTACAATTGTCGAGAGGGAGAAAACGGCCTTATTCTTCGTCTGCTTTGGTAGTGGGAGAGCTGAGATCAAAAAGTGATGTTATTGAGGCATTGCAGAAGCATTCTTCAGCTTCTGTTGGATCCTCTGATGCTCCATTGTGCAGGCCTTGGGACCGTGGAGATCTTTTGAAAAGACTAGCCACATTCAAGTCAATGACATGGTTTGGTAAACCTAAG GTAGTGAATGCTATAAATTGTGCTAGAAGAGGTTGGGTCAATGTAGATACAGATACTATTGCCTGTGAATCATGTGGAGCACGTCTTCTTTTCTCTACCCCATCTTCCTGGAATCAGCAACAAG TTGAGAAGGCCGCTTTGGTATTTAGCTTAAAGTTGGACAATGGGCACAAGTTACTATGTCCCTGGATAGATAATGCCTGTGATGAAGCATTGGCTGATTTTCCTCCTACCCCTCCTCCAGttttagttaataaatttaGGGAGCGTTATTCAATGTTACTACAGCTTTCAGCTCTCCCTGTTATTTCGTCTTCATTTCTCAAATGGATGAACAGTCCCCATCTCAAGCAATTTATTGAAGAATTAACCTGGGAAAATTTTGGCAACGAGTCTCTTGACAAATCTGAAATGGAGTACCTTGGAGATGGACATGACTCAGATACTCCTAAAGTATATTATCAG GCTCTAAAGCTAATTAGCTTGTTTGGATGGGAACCCCGTTCACTGCCCTATGTAGTTGACTGCAAGTCCGGAGCGTCAGATCAATCTCTCAAGAAATCCACCACTTTTGATTCACGCCCTACAGTCAGTCTCTTCACTACTACCACCAAAGAAAATGTAGCTGGAAATAGAATTGCTGAGCTTTCAAGTGAATTGCAATCGCAGCCTAATTCTGTTGTTTTGGATTGCCGGCTTTGTGGAGCTAGTGTTGGATTATGGACTTTCCATACTATTCCTAGGCCTGTGGAAATCATCAGATTGGTTGGATCCACCGAATTAAACAGTGAGTCAGGCACTCATGATTCAGGCAATAAAAGTGTCATCAATCATGCAGGTATTGGTAATGTtggaatatcaaaattaacttCAACAATTGCAGGGGGGCCTACCCCTGCACGACAGAGTTTCAAGGCCACCATCACTTTGCCTGTAATTGGCCAAAGTTTAAGGGCTAGGCTATTCAGTGATGAAAAGTTTAGTGATCAGGTGTATAATGACCAAGAAATGGTCCAAGCTGATTCCTCggataaaaaaatgtcacaaaacAGCAAAAGCAATGAAGATGCCATCCCTACTGGAGAAACAGATCAGCCAAAAGACGGAAGATTGTTACAGAATCAAACACTTGATCCTGGATGCGTTACTTCTGGTGATGATCAGACTCCTTTGTTGGAAGGTACGAGTGTTACTGATCATGGAACCTTACCTCAATCTAGTTTGAATGGTTCAACTGAAGAAACTAAAGTAAAGAGCACAGAGTGTGTTCCTGCGCAGAAAATTGAAGTGTCGGAGAATGCTGAGAATTCAATACAGTCGGATTCTGGTAATAAAGTAGCAGATCTCCATCCCCTAACTTCTCCAGCCGAAAATCCTTTGACGTCAACAGATGCTGCTATGATCACAAGTACTGAATGCAGTGAAAAGGAGTTGCCTTCTGATGTCTCTGACCAATGTGATAATTCAAATAGCAAAGAGATTTCATTGGCCGACTCACAGATGACCTCATGCAAATCTTCACGCCTTGAAGATGATACAAGTACCGATATTGCTGGTGTGGAAGAATCAATGAAAGACAAACTTGGTTCTGATAACCACACCACTTTAGAAAACCAGGCCCGTGAAGGAGGTGGCTCCAATGACAAAGTGCATACCTCAATGAACAGCATGCATCTTGCCCATGGTGGAG AGGATTATTCCAAGGGTGTAGAGTTCGATCCAATCAGGCAGCACAGATACTTTTGCCCGTGGATTGCCACAGGAAATGTCGCACCTGGATGGAAACAAACCCTAACTGCTCTACAGCGTGAAAAAGGCTCTTCACCACATTCACCTAAGAACTCTCCATCAGCGTCCCTCATTAAG GTCAATGACCCCGTTACATCGGTTCGAAATCTATTCACGTCTTCTGcgaagaaattgaaaagcaGTCTAGTTTCTAACGAAAGAACCAAGCACTAG